A genomic region of Alnus glutinosa chromosome 11, dhAlnGlut1.1, whole genome shotgun sequence contains the following coding sequences:
- the LOC133881967 gene encoding disease resistance protein RUN1-like, protein MAAGTSRSPEAFFSSSSSSQPNWNYDVFLSFRGEDTRKNFTDHLYFALRDAGTKIFRDDNELRRGEDLASEILRAIQGSRISVIVFSTNYAASRWCLEELVEIMECRRTVTQLVLPIFFDVDPSDVRNQTGSFAEAFTKHEEHYLSDTDKVLKWRRAMREAANLSGWELRKTAYGHEAKFIRKIVEEISRELNSTQLFLALYPVGVDRHVQDMNFCLSFGASDIRMVGILGMGGIGKTTIAKAIYNQFFHAFEGKSFLANVRETSKEPRGQVRLQEQLLSDILKTEKIKISSVDRGINMIKERLCNKGVLVILDDVDEIEQLNAIARRRDWFGLGSRIIITTRYEHLLKELQVDSVYTVTTMNDSESLELFSWHAFRNNSPTKDYTDLSTSVVAYCGGLPLALEVLGSFLFSRSIPEWKSTLDKLKRIPHDQIQKKLRISFDALSDNTEKDIFLDIACFFIGMDKDYVAKILDGCGFFAEIGISVLIQRCLLKVSMTNEFMMHDLVRDMGRKIVHEKYPNEPGKWSRLWLHEDAFDILTKHQGTKAVQGLTLELPRLRKVNFNSMAFIKMQRLRLLQLDHVRLTGDYKYLSKELRWLRWHGFPLKFMPNNFYPRNLVVIDLQYSNLRRVWEVPKMFEKMKILNLSHSYYLSQTPDFSRLPNLEQLILEDCTSLFEVHHSIGDLTSLVLVNLKGCKCLTSLPRNFYKLKSLETLILSGSLPSLFWSWISPRKCLKPVNLLSTAPKGFNSLKDLRLRECNLSDNAIPTDIWSLCPLEILDLGCNSFESLPPGLGGLSKLGQLILDGCKKLKSIPDLPASLYFLYANNCTELERISNPSKLSNVFSLSLANCRKLVEIPGLEKWSNPIRSVDMEGSKNPTYTFKQSFLQEWSMRGIGRTFFICLPGNQIPDWFTYQGEGASMRFKVHTDDDQILKGFAVCVVYSIQVLVLSPYRGITSFINHTKNTIFTVPAETSGGTIHRGDHMWVGNVLTNNFEDGDEAELVVDSGVETTIKRLGICLGYEGDVDGK, encoded by the exons ATGGCTGCCGGAACATCGAGATCTCCTGAAGCGttcttctcttcatcttcttcttcccaacCTAACTGGAACTACGACGTCTTCTTGAGTTTTAGAGGCGAAGACACTCGCAAGAATTTCACCGACCACCTCTACTTTGCTTTGAGAGATGCCGGAACCAAAATCTTCAGAGATGACAACGAGCTCCGAAGAGGAGAAGATCTTGCATCCGAAATATTACGGGCAATCCAAGGGTCCAGAATCTCTGTCATCGTTTTCTCGACGAACTATGCGGCTTCGAGGTGGTGCTTAGAGGAACTTGTGGAGATCATGGAGTGCCGAAGGACTGTAACACAGTTGGTTCTACCTATATTCTTTGATGTTGACCCCTCGGATGTGAGAAACCAGACAGGTAGTTTTGCAGAAGCATTCACGAAACATGAAGAGCATTACTTGTCGGACACGGACAAAGTTCTCAAGTGGAGAAGAGCTATGCGTGAGGCTGCTAATTTGTCAGGGTGGGAGCTAAGAAAAACTGCATACGG GCATGAAGCCAAGTTTATTAGGAAAATTGTTGAAGAGATTTCAAGAGAACTGAACAGCACACAATTGTTTCTAGCACTTTACCCAGTTGGAGTAGATCGTCACGTGCAAGACATGAATTTTTGCTTAAGTTTTGGAGCTAGTGATATTCGCATGGTAGGAATTTTGGGAATGGGCGGAATTGGAAAAACAACCATTGCTAAAGCCATTTATAACCAATTTTTTCATGCATTTGAAGGTAAAAGTTTTCTTGCAAATGTTAGGGAAACTTCCAAGGAACCTAGGGGTCAAGTTCGTCTCCAAGAACAACTTCTTTCTGACATCTTAAAGAcagaaaagataaagataagtaGTGTTGATAGAGGAATCAATATGATAAAAGAAAGACTTTGTAATAAAGGAGTACTTGTGATACTTGATGATGTAGATGAGATAGAGCAATTGAATGCCATAGCTAGAAGGCGTGACTGGTTTGGTTTGGGAAGTAGAATTATTATAACAACCAGATATGAGCATTTGCTAAAGGAGCTACAAGTGGATAGTGTATATACTGTTACAACAATGAACGATAGTGAGTCTCTTGAGCTCTTTAGTTGGCATGCCTTCAGGAATAACTCTCCTACTAAAGATTATACTGACTTGTCAACAAGTGTCGTTGCTTACTGTGGAGGACTACCACTAGCTCTCGAAGTTTTGGGCTCATTTCTATTCTCCAGGAGCATTCCAGAATGGAAAAGTACATTAGATAAATTGAAAAGGATTCCTCATGATCAAATTCAAAAGAAACTTAGAATAAGCTTTGATGCACTAAGCGACAATACAGAAAAGGATATATTCCTTGACATAGCATGTTTCTTCATCGGAATGGACAAAGACTATGTTGCAAAAATATTGGATGGTTGTGGTTTTTTCGCAGAGATTGGGATTAGTGTCCTCATTCAGCGTTGCCTTCTTAAAGTTAGCATGACAAACGAGTTTATGATGCATGATTTGGTGCGAGACATGGGAAGAAAAATCGTTCATGAAAAATACCCCAATGAACCTGGGAAATGGAGTAGATTATGGCTACATGAGGATGCATTTGATATATTGACAAAGCACCAG GGAACAAAAGCAGTCCAAGGGCTTACTTTAGAATTGCCAAGATTAAGAAAGGTGAATTTCAATTCAATGGCATTTATAAAGATGCAGAGACTGAGATTACTCCAACTTGATCATGTACGACTCACTGGAGACTACAAATATCTTTCCAAAGAATTAAGGTGGCTCCGTTGGCATGGATTCCCTCTAAAGTTTATGCCAAACAACTTTTATCCAAGAAACCTAGTTGTGATTGACTTGCAATATAGCAATCTCAGAAGAGTTTGGGAAGTTCCCAAG ATGTTTGAGAAGATGAAAATTCTAAATCTCAGTCACTCGTATTATTTGAGCCAGACTCCTGACTTTTCAAGACTCCCCAATCTTGAGCAATTAATACTCGAAGATTGTACAAGTTTGTTTGAGGTTCACCACTCCATTGGAGATCTTACTAGTCTTGTTTTGGTCAATTTGAAAGGTTGCAAATGCCTTACAAGTCTGCCAAGGAATTTCTACAAATTGAAGTCTCTAGAAACACTCATTCTTTCTGGGTCATTGCCTTCACTCTTTTGGTCCTGGATATCACCAAGGAAATGTCTCAAGCCAGTCAATCTATTGTCTACTGCACCAAAAGGCTTTAACTCTCTAAAAGACTTACGTCTCAGGGAGTGCAATTTATCAGACAATGCAATTCCTACAGATATTTGGAGTTTATGTCCTCTTGAAATTTTGGATTTAGGATGCAATAGTTTTGAAAGCCTACCACCAGGCCTAGGTGGTCTTTCGAAGCTTGGACAACTCATCTTGGATGGTTGTAAAAAGCTTAAATCAATTCCTGACTTACCAGCAAGCttgtattttctatatgcaaaCAACTGTACAGAGCTGGAAAGAATATCGAATCCATCAAAACTCTCAAATGTGTTCAGTTTGTCCCTCGCTAATTGCAGGAAATTAGTCGAAATTCCAGGTCTAGAGAAGTGGTCGAATCCCATTAGATCCGTTGACATGGAAGGGAGCAAAAATCCGACATATACTTTTAAGCAAAGCTTCCTTCAG GAATGGAGTATGCGCGGAATTGGTAGAACATTTTTCATTTGCCTCCCTGGCAATCAAATTCCCGATTGGTTCACATATCAGGGTGAGGGAGCCTCGATGCGTTTTAAAGTACATACTGATGATGATCAGATATTGAAAGGGTTTGCTGTATGTGTTGTGTATTCAATACAAGTTCTAGTATTATCTCCATATAGAGGTATTACTTCATTTATCAACCATACCAAGAATACTATTTTCACTGTTCCGGCAGAAACAAGTGGTGGCACAATCCATCGTGGAGATCACATGTGGGTAGGCAATGTTCTTACCAACAATTTTGAGGACGGTGATGAGGCAGAGCTTGTTGTAGATTCGGGAGTTGAAACCACTATTAAAAGGTTAGGGATCTGTCTAGGATACGAAGGGGATGTTGATGGGAAATGA
- the LOC133881968 gene encoding uncharacterized protein LOC133881968, with protein sequence MGEENITKNDPLDLVNLLEKWCSEENKEYPSHMWRLRSLNNTPHCTGTKSYARITHEDLCEPIYHIHNLNERLDELIPTDPAASTSVTHGMVRWTPNDAYAQVNGNKPEYTGSAEHVVNTPGEDLRDDLN encoded by the exons ATGGGGGAAGAGAACATCACGAAGAATGACCCGCTAGACTTGGTGAATTTGTTAGAAAAATGGTGTAGCGAAGAGAATAAG gagtatCCTAGTCATATGTGGCGATTGCGATCATTGAACAATACTCCCCACTGTACTGGGACAAAGAGCTATGCAAGGATAACACATGAGGATTTATGTGAACCAATTTACCATATACAT AACTTAAATGAGAGGCTGGATGAGCTCATACCAACCGACCCTGCCGCATCCACAAGCGTCACTCATGGGATGGTGCGCTGGACACCGAATGACGCGTACGCCCAGGTGAACGGCAATAAGCCCGAGTACACTG GTAGTGCAGAGCATGTTGTGAAtacgcccggtgaagatcttcgTGACGACCTCAATTGA
- the LOC133881966 gene encoding uncharacterized protein LOC133881966 produces MEEGHIFTLLIFSEANLSSISIIKLTLLEFEQLSGLKANPSKSSFYCFGVSARLKDTLLEDLQMKEGKLPVLYLGVPLISSNLFAVDCRMLLQKISGCLDSWTSKNLSFAERLRLLSSVLYSFHVYWMGIFILPKKILKDINQKFNRFLWNGKDGSSAKAKMAWNELFYQKKEGGLGLKDLDAWNKSSTLRHSWRKLLKLHGIAKNFLKHEVGDGKLIHLWIDNWHPSGVLVERYGYRIVYDSQSRLDARLESVLRNGNWCWKPARSDSFVEIQSRLPEIRVGAFDKPIWTISRNGSYTCADTWDFLRKKKIVVEWWSLEVILEGCRSRRTKSMFGVVCRLVFSSTVHGIWRARNEIKHVGHPRTEEQILKLIIWEVRSWIASKGKFQENEENTSLCHRWNIDVSILF; encoded by the exons atggaAGAGGGTCAC atCTTTACGCTTCTTATCTTCTCGGAGGCTAATCTCTCATCCATTTCTATTATCAAGTTGACTCTATTGGAGTTTGAGCAGCTTTCAGGCCTCAAAGCTAATCCTTCCAAGAGTTCTTTTTATTGCTTTGGGGTCTCGGCTAGATTGAAAGACACCTTGCTGGAGGATTTGCAGATGAAGGAAGGGAAGCTCCCTGTTCTGTACTTGGGAGTCCCTCTAATCTCCTCAAATCTTTTTGCTGTTGATTGTAGAATGCTTCTGCAGAAGATCTCTGGCTGTTTGGACTCATGGACTTCTAAAAACCTATCTTTTGCAGAGAGGCTACGATTGCTCTCTTCTGTTTTATACAGTTTTCATGTCTATTGGATGGGTATTTTTATCCTTCCCAAGAAGATTTTGAAGGACATAAATCAGAAGTTTAATAGGTTTTTGTGGAATGGTAAGGATGGTTCGTCTGCTAAGGCTAAAATGGCTTGGAATGAGCTTTTTTACCAGAAGAAAGAGGGTGGGCTGGGCTTGAAGGATTTGGATGCTTGGAACAAGTCTTCTACACTGAGACAT AGTTGGAGAAAACTCCTGAAGTTGCATGGGATTGCAAAGAATTTTCTTAAACATGAAGTGGGAGATGGGAAGCTCATTCATTTGTGGATTGATAATTGGCATCCTTCTGGTGTTTTGGTGGAGAGATATGGCTACAGAATTGTGTATGACTCTCAGAGTAGGTTGGATGCTAGGCTGGAGTCGGTCCTTAGAAATGGAAATTGGTGCTGGAAACCTGCTCGCTCTGACTCTTTTGTGGAAATTCAAAGTAGACTGCCCGAAATCCGGGTTGGTGCTTTTGATAAACCTATCTGGACGATTTCTAGAAATGGCTCCTATACTTGTGCTGACACTTGGGATTTCTTGCGGAAGAAGAAGATTGTTGTGGAGTGGTGGTCTctt GAAGTGATTTTGGAAGGTTGTAGGAGTCGGAGAACTAAATCCATGTTCGGTGTTGTCTGCAGATTGGTGTTTAGCTCTACTGTCCATGGGATTTGGAGAGCTAGAAATGAGATTAAACATGTGGGCCATCCCCGTACAGAGGAGCAAATTTTGAAGCTGATTATATGGGAGGTAAGATCCTGGATTGCAAGTAAAGGGAAGTTTCAGGAGAATGAGGAAAATACCAGCCTCTGTCATAGATGGAATATTGatgtttctattttgttttga